A single Planktothrix serta PCC 8927 DNA region contains:
- the atpC gene encoding ATP synthase F1 subunit epsilon, giving the protein MTLTVRVIAPDRTVWDENADEVILPSTTGQLGILTGHAPLLTAVDTGVLRVRLKNKWTPIALMGGFAEVEANEVTILVNGAERGDSINLEEARTAYTKAQADLEASETGDSEKAKIQAKKSLKRARARLQAAGGTVE; this is encoded by the coding sequence ATGACATTAACTGTGCGTGTAATTGCCCCAGATCGGACGGTCTGGGATGAAAATGCCGATGAGGTGATTCTTCCGAGTACCACAGGTCAACTGGGTATTCTGACGGGTCACGCCCCCCTGTTAACGGCTGTAGATACAGGGGTGCTGCGGGTTCGATTAAAAAATAAATGGACTCCCATTGCCTTAATGGGTGGGTTTGCTGAAGTTGAAGCCAATGAAGTCACGATTTTAGTGAATGGCGCCGAACGGGGTGACTCTATTAATTTAGAGGAGGCTCGTACCGCCTACACCAAGGCTCAAGCTGATTTAGAAGCTTCTGAAACGGGTGATTCTGAAAAAGCCAAAATTCAAGCCAAAAAATCGTTAAAAAGAGCCAGAGCCCGGTTACAAGCGGCTGGTGGTACTGTCGAATAA
- a CDS encoding papain fold toxin domain-containing protein gives MSNNSQFTDEQIYQQIAKIIQRYKLLECAECAAAIKNWLKANQINGIHLKIKLVGRGLFIVSKRWDNGQISITQNGTHYGIETRGKVFDNLSTFGLTREEWIVDFDCPSGKFIIEEIEKF, from the coding sequence ATGTCCAATAATTCCCAATTTACCGATGAACAAATCTATCAACAAATTGCTAAAATTATCCAAAGATACAAATTACTAGAATGTGCGGAGTGTGCTGCTGCTATCAAAAACTGGTTAAAGGCGAATCAAATTAATGGCATCCATTTGAAAATAAAACTCGTAGGTCGGGGATTATTTATTGTTAGTAAGCGTTGGGATAATGGTCAAATATCAATTACCCAAAATGGAACGCACTATGGTATTGAAACAAGAGGTAAAGTCTTTGATAACCTATCTACTTTCGGATTAACTAGAGAAGAATGGATAGTAGACTTTGACTGTCCTAGTGGAAAGTTTATAATAGAAGAAATTGAAAAATTTTAA